A single region of the Mechercharimyces sp. CAU 1602 genome encodes:
- the purF gene encoding amidophosphoribosyltransferase, which yields MRDEFIFDELNEECGIFGVWGHIDAAHLSYYGLHALQHRGQESAGIVTSDHGQFRVHRGMGLVTEVFDDTAMEGLIGSVAIGHVRYSTTGESSLANVQPLVFRREDGPIALATNGNLVNADRLRRELEGSGSIFQTTTDTEVIAHLIARSRETTLEGRVKDTLNRLTGAYAIIIMAGEKLIVAQDPHGLRPLSLGLLGDAYVFASETCAFDTVGATYVREVGPGEMLIVDSTGIRNERFAPAARRAVCSFEYIYFARPDSDIEGINVHLARKRLGRQLALEATVEADVVTGVPDSSTSAAIGYAEATGIPYEMGLIKNRYVGRTFIQPSQELREQGVKMKLSAVRKVVEGKRVVMVDDSLVRGTTSRRIVKMLKDAGAREVHVRISSPPVRYSCFYGIDTADREQLIAASHSVEEIRELIGADSLQFLSEESMISAIGRQSEEPHCGHCLACFNGKYPTQIESVYALEGKR from the coding sequence ATGCGCGATGAATTCATCTTCGACGAGTTAAATGAGGAGTGCGGCATATTTGGAGTATGGGGACATATAGATGCTGCTCACCTCAGTTATTATGGTTTGCATGCGTTGCAACACCGGGGGCAAGAAAGCGCAGGTATCGTTACAAGTGACCATGGTCAGTTTCGCGTCCATCGCGGTATGGGTTTGGTAACGGAAGTATTTGATGATACGGCCATGGAGGGATTGATCGGTTCGGTCGCGATTGGTCATGTTCGTTATTCAACGACAGGAGAAAGTTCGCTTGCCAATGTACAACCGCTTGTCTTTCGACGTGAAGATGGACCGATTGCCTTGGCGACGAACGGCAATTTGGTTAACGCGGATCGTTTGCGGCGTGAGTTGGAAGGGTCAGGCTCTATCTTTCAAACGACAACAGATACGGAAGTGATTGCTCACCTGATTGCCCGTTCGCGCGAGACGACTTTGGAAGGGCGGGTAAAAGATACACTTAATCGTCTGACGGGTGCTTACGCTATCATCATTATGGCAGGCGAGAAATTAATAGTGGCTCAAGACCCGCATGGATTGCGCCCGTTATCACTTGGATTACTGGGAGATGCCTATGTTTTTGCCTCTGAAACATGTGCGTTTGATACTGTTGGAGCAACGTATGTTCGAGAGGTAGGTCCAGGCGAGATGCTCATTGTGGATAGCACAGGAATTCGCAATGAACGGTTTGCGCCAGCGGCTCGGCGGGCTGTCTGTTCTTTTGAGTATATCTACTTTGCGCGTCCAGATAGCGATATAGAAGGGATTAATGTCCATCTGGCTCGCAAGCGTTTAGGTCGTCAACTAGCTTTGGAAGCAACAGTAGAAGCAGATGTGGTGACGGGGGTGCCTGATTCTAGCACTTCGGCAGCTATTGGCTATGCGGAAGCGACGGGGATTCCGTATGAAATGGGCCTTATCAAAAATCGATATGTTGGTCGCACATTCATACAACCAAGTCAGGAACTGCGAGAACAGGGAGTAAAGATGAAGCTAAGTGCTGTGCGTAAAGTAGTGGAGGGAAAAAGGGTGGTCATGGTAGATGACTCCTTGGTACGGGGAACGACTAGTCGTCGAATCGTAAAAATGTTAAAAGATGCTGGAGCTCGTGAAGTGCATGTACGGATTAGTTCTCCTCCTGTTCGCTATTCTTGTTTTTATGGGATTGACACTGCTGACCGCGAGCAACTTATTGCCGCTAGCCACTCGGTGGAAGAGATTCGTGAGCTGATTGGAGCAGATTCTCTCCAATTCTTAAGTGAAGAGAGTATGATTTCTGCTATTGGACGACAAAGTGAGGAGCCTCACTGTGGTCACTGCTTAGCATGTTTTAATGGTAAGTACCCGACTCAGATCGAATCGGTTTATGCGCTGGAGGGGAAACGATGA
- the purL gene encoding phosphoribosylformylglycinamidine synthase subunit PurL, producing the protein MNQIPSAEEIRIHRLYRELGLTDDEYQLVIGHMDRLPNWTEISVYSVMWSEHCSYKNSKPLLRRFPTTGPHILQGPGEGAGVIDIGDGEAVVFKIESHNHPSAIEPFQGAATGVGGIIRDVFSMGARPVALLNALRFGTIDQSRVRYLFENVVAGIAHYGNVMGIPTVGGETVFDGRYEENPLVNAMCVGVLQHGDLQKGIAVGEGNPVIYVGASTGRDGIHGATFASEELSDASQEKRPAVQVGDPFMEKLLLEACLELVEAGVLLGIQDMGAAGLTCSSAEMAAKGGTGLELNLDAVPQRETGMLPYEILLSESQERMLLVVEKGQEEQVEQVFSKWGLSSAVIGRVSGDGRYRIFHQGEVVADIPVTTLVDDAPVYERDETKLAPYPVQKENTWASELFLTPPEVALKNLLSSPNIASKGWVYRQYDHTVRASTAVKPGSDAAVIHLRGSNKALAMSTDGNGRYVYLDPVQGGAIAVAEAARNVVCAGARPLGVTDCLNFGNPEKDMIYQQLSLAITGMSDACRVLQTPVIGGNVSLYNESKGHAIYPTPIVGMVGLIENVQHVTTLAFKEEGELVFLLGETLDELGGSEWQQLVQGEVSGRPPHIDLDNERRLQETVYTAITAGWITAAHDLAEGGLAVALAECCMAGGYGVHVKIKSPLRPNSLLFSESQSRVLVSIPQEYKEKLEQLALTQGVPLACLGEVTQDNLQIEVNEQEVIHVKVSELTHIWEGAIPCAMNSSSTS; encoded by the coding sequence ATGAATCAGATACCGAGCGCAGAAGAGATCCGTATCCATCGGTTGTATCGGGAATTGGGATTGACCGATGACGAATATCAGCTGGTGATTGGACATATGGACAGACTTCCTAATTGGACGGAAATAAGCGTGTATAGTGTTATGTGGTCAGAGCATTGTAGTTATAAAAACTCGAAGCCCCTTTTGCGACGCTTTCCCACTACAGGTCCACATATTCTGCAAGGCCCAGGTGAGGGTGCAGGTGTGATCGACATCGGTGATGGTGAGGCGGTGGTGTTTAAAATCGAAAGCCATAACCATCCTTCCGCAATTGAACCTTTTCAGGGAGCGGCAACTGGTGTAGGTGGAATTATTCGTGATGTGTTTTCGATGGGCGCGCGTCCCGTGGCTCTACTAAATGCGTTACGTTTTGGAACGATCGATCAGTCGCGAGTACGCTATCTTTTTGAAAATGTAGTTGCAGGGATTGCTCATTATGGCAATGTGATGGGGATTCCGACGGTGGGTGGCGAAACGGTTTTTGATGGTCGCTATGAGGAGAATCCATTGGTAAACGCAATGTGCGTAGGTGTGTTACAGCATGGTGATTTGCAAAAGGGGATAGCGGTGGGAGAAGGTAATCCAGTCATCTATGTGGGAGCGAGTACAGGTCGAGATGGGATTCATGGAGCAACTTTTGCATCAGAAGAATTAAGTGATGCTTCTCAAGAAAAACGTCCCGCTGTTCAAGTGGGTGATCCCTTTATGGAAAAATTACTACTGGAAGCGTGTTTAGAATTGGTAGAAGCAGGAGTCTTATTAGGTATTCAGGATATGGGTGCCGCGGGCTTAACCTGCTCTAGTGCGGAAATGGCGGCGAAGGGCGGAACGGGACTAGAGTTGAACCTGGATGCTGTTCCACAACGAGAGACAGGTATGTTGCCTTACGAGATTTTGCTGTCAGAGTCACAAGAACGGATGTTGTTGGTGGTTGAAAAGGGACAAGAGGAACAAGTAGAACAAGTTTTTTCTAAGTGGGGATTATCTTCAGCAGTAATTGGACGGGTAAGTGGTGATGGTCGCTATCGCATTTTTCATCAGGGCGAAGTGGTTGCGGATATTCCTGTTACGACACTGGTTGACGATGCTCCCGTATATGAGCGCGATGAAACGAAACTAGCTCCATATCCGGTACAAAAAGAAAATACTTGGGCATCGGAACTTTTTCTCACCCCTCCTGAAGTTGCACTTAAAAATTTACTCTCTTCTCCCAATATAGCGAGCAAGGGTTGGGTTTATCGTCAGTACGATCATACAGTGCGTGCTAGTACAGCAGTGAAGCCTGGTTCGGATGCGGCTGTCATTCATCTGCGCGGTAGCAATAAAGCATTAGCGATGAGTACAGATGGAAATGGACGTTATGTTTACCTGGATCCTGTGCAGGGAGGGGCGATTGCTGTAGCGGAAGCGGCACGCAATGTGGTATGCGCCGGTGCACGTCCACTGGGAGTAACTGATTGCCTCAATTTTGGAAATCCGGAAAAGGATATGATCTACCAACAATTATCTCTGGCGATCACAGGGATGAGTGATGCTTGTCGTGTTCTGCAAACACCTGTTATCGGTGGTAATGTAAGCTTATACAATGAAAGTAAGGGGCATGCGATTTACCCTACACCCATTGTGGGAATGGTGGGGCTTATAGAGAATGTGCAACATGTAACGACACTTGCGTTTAAAGAAGAGGGAGAGCTCGTGTTTCTACTGGGCGAAACGTTGGATGAGCTGGGTGGAAGTGAGTGGCAACAGTTGGTACAGGGAGAAGTGAGTGGCCGTCCTCCCCACATTGATTTAGATAACGAGAGACGCTTGCAAGAGACGGTGTACACTGCTATTACAGCAGGTTGGATAACGGCGGCTCATGATCTAGCGGAAGGGGGCTTGGCCGTCGCCTTGGCGGAATGCTGCATGGCAGGAGGATATGGGGTACATGTGAAGATAAAATCTCCCTTGCGCCCCAATAGCTTATTATTTAGTGAAAGTCAATCGAGAGTGTTGGTGAGCATCCCGCAGGAGTACAAAGAGAAGCTGGAGCAATTGGCACTTACACAAGGGGTGCCGCTCGCCTGTCTCGGAGAAGTTACACAGGATAATCTTCAGATTGAAGTAAATGAACAGGAAGTCATTCATGTGAAAGTGTCTGAGTTGACCCACATCTGGGAGGGGGCGATTCCATGCGCGATGAATTCATCTTCGACGAGTTAA
- the purQ gene encoding phosphoribosylformylglycinamidine synthase subunit PurQ — MRFAVIVFPGSNCDMDCVHAVKDVTGDLVELVWHQESDLSSYDAIILPGGFSYGDYLRTGALARFSPVMKAVSEAAEAGKWVLGICNGFQILLEAGLLPGAMRLNDHLQFRCDEVVVRVENNSTPFTRLYAPYERIHLPIAHREGNYYCDDKVLASLLKHDQIVFRYDEENPNGSVADIAGIVNERGNVLGMMPHPERAMHEWMGSIAGRKLFQSIIQEWKERDGVA, encoded by the coding sequence ATGCGTTTTGCCGTAATCGTCTTCCCAGGTTCTAATTGTGATATGGATTGTGTGCATGCGGTAAAAGATGTGACAGGGGATTTAGTAGAGTTGGTTTGGCATCAAGAATCGGATCTGTCGTCTTATGATGCAATCATCCTTCCTGGCGGCTTCTCATATGGAGATTATCTTCGTACAGGTGCGCTCGCACGCTTTTCTCCTGTGATGAAAGCGGTAAGTGAAGCGGCAGAAGCAGGGAAATGGGTTTTAGGAATCTGTAATGGTTTTCAAATATTATTGGAGGCGGGTCTGCTACCAGGGGCGATGCGACTTAATGATCATTTGCAGTTTCGCTGTGATGAAGTTGTGGTGCGGGTAGAAAATAACTCGACCCCGTTCACGCGACTGTATGCTCCATATGAACGTATTCATCTCCCCATCGCACACCGGGAAGGTAATTACTACTGTGATGATAAAGTTTTAGCCTCTTTACTCAAACATGATCAGATTGTTTTCCGCTATGATGAAGAAAATCCTAATGGATCAGTCGCTGATATTGCGGGGATTGTGAATGAACGTGGGAATGTATTAGGTATGATGCCTCATCCAGAGCGCGCGATGCATGAGTGGATGGGCTCTATTGCAGGTAGGAAACTCTTTCAATCTATTATCCAGGAATGGAAGGAGCGTGACGGGGTTGCCTAA
- the purS gene encoding phosphoribosylformylglycinamidine synthase subunit PurS yields the protein MMKVTIHIRLKESVLDPQGNATKGALHSLGFTEVQGVRMGKTIEVWLDTSHRTEAEAQAQSMCEKLLANPVIEEYSFHIEEEATCVLP from the coding sequence ATGATGAAAGTAACGATTCATATTCGCCTAAAAGAAAGTGTACTAGACCCACAAGGGAATGCGACCAAAGGAGCGCTGCATTCGCTTGGATTTACCGAAGTACAAGGGGTGCGCATGGGAAAAACGATTGAAGTGTGGCTTGATACCTCCCATCGTACTGAAGCTGAAGCGCAAGCACAATCGATGTGTGAGAAATTGCTTGCCAATCCAGTGATTGAGGAGTATTCATTCCATATTGAGGAGGAAGCTACATGCGTTTTGCCGTAA
- the purC gene encoding phosphoribosylaminoimidazolesuccinocarboxamide synthase, translating to MKRQALLYEGKAKKVYETDQTDLVWITYKDEATAFNGEKYAQLQGKGELTNQLSSFFFHHLAEHGIPNHWVEMLSPTEQLVRRVTIIPLEVVVRNRVAGSLARRLGISEGTELPHPVVEFYYKSDELGDPLLTEDHIAVMSLATPQQVVEMREMALEVNRALRRLFQANQLQLVDMKLEFGVKEGRLLLADEISPDTCRLWDMNTGKKLDKDRFRQDLGDVLEAYREVFKRVGGES from the coding sequence CTTATATGAAGGAAAAGCGAAAAAAGTATATGAAACTGACCAGACTGACTTGGTGTGGATTACCTATAAAGATGAGGCCACAGCTTTTAACGGAGAGAAATATGCTCAGCTCCAAGGAAAAGGTGAGTTGACCAATCAGCTTAGCAGTTTTTTCTTTCATCATCTCGCTGAACATGGAATTCCGAACCACTGGGTAGAGATGTTATCACCTACAGAACAGTTGGTGCGTCGTGTAACGATTATCCCGCTTGAAGTGGTGGTGCGCAATCGCGTTGCCGGTTCACTAGCAAGGCGATTGGGAATTTCGGAAGGGACGGAACTTCCGCATCCGGTGGTAGAATTTTATTATAAGAGCGATGAGCTGGGCGATCCCCTGTTAACGGAAGATCATATTGCGGTTATGAGCTTAGCAACCCCACAGCAGGTGGTAGAGATGAGAGAGATGGCTTTGGAAGTGAACCGAGCATTGAGGCGTTTATTCCAGGCTAATCAGTTACAGTTAGTAGATATGAAATTAGAATTTGGAGTAAAAGAGGGTCGATTGTTGCTCGCCGATGAGATCTCACCGGATACTTGTCGATTATGGGATATGAACACAGGCAAGAAGTTAGATAAGGATCGTTTTCGTCAAGATTTAGGAGATGTTCTGGAAGCGTATCGTGAGGTATTTAAGCGTGTAGGGGGAGAGAGCTGA